The following are encoded together in the Corticium candelabrum chromosome 1, ooCorCand1.1, whole genome shotgun sequence genome:
- the LOC134188340 gene encoding uncharacterized protein LOC134188340 — translation MSTNSAEQRHLLAREKECEGRDGCDRNNAAATEGSSWIVMTSLLVLGIGICLEVDFFVHRPNPDVVPSPIFLLDKLAYIEGFDIGCMAVAVMWIVFTLARYCCCHEKETPERVFIGNYLIYGLVFFALGGSFLEILQAVLFFSYPSASATGRVYVLSKIVFIIAQVIFIFSSRYRHIFTRTLFNGVFLFHIIVTNVILYLRTFVEGKLENVNEATTNTSSQNASCHANISHHDFCQAYKSTSKFLAPFCLEFALTSTALLAELWFHHGHETIDEGQSDYSNNNNAVGQSEPRQKEVLGSITSASVLGLFILGSLVCMFIYLYYAGEVNGKFVFRGYRLILVSLLIVICLIGLSTLHWNSRLNNSVGLDEFLVYFSLFGVFVINVLEINAATGIFYIHKNKVNSSQLVYIHKNNEVNLNSSQLAQLKVYAEISILDNILWCIQSALQAAFITKALHRAPRRIKLANTSSLAVILIFCNLCVWLMDTIDMEDTGDSDSIYSKSKFFQLPETMYGPLHWQLVKLVIYPILIFFRIHCVFTFYRVFNSHRTLG, via the coding sequence ATGTCTACAAATTCAGCAGAGCAGCGACATCTTCTTGCACGGGAAAAGGAGTGTGAAGGGCGTGATGGTTGTGACCGAAACAACGCGGCCGCAACCGAAGGCAGCTCGTGGATAGTCATGACTTCTCTTCTTGTGCTAGGCATCGGTATTTGTCTGGAGGTAGATTTTTTCGTTCACAGGCCAAATCCCGATGTCGTTCCTTCGCCTATCTTTCTACTAGACAAATTGGCTTACATCGAGGGGTTTGATATTGGTTGTATGGCTGTAGCAGTGATGTGGATCGTCTTTACTCTCGCTCGCTACTGCTGTTGCCATGAAAAGGAAACGCCGGAAAGGGTTTTTATTGGAAACTACCTCATTTACGGCCTGGTGTTTTTCGCTTTGGGAGGATCGTTTCTGGAAATACTTCAAGCGGTGTTGTTCTTCAGTTACCCTTCTGCCTCTGCGACTGGACGGGTGTACGTCTTGTCGAAAATAGTCTTTATTATAGCACAGGTTATCTTCATATTTTCCAGTCGGTACAGACACATTTTCACCAGGACATTGTTCAATGGAGTATTTCTGTTTCATATCATTGTCACCAACGTCATCCTGTATCTTCGTACATTTGTCGAGGGCAAACTGGAGAACGTTAACGAGGCAACCACTAATACTTCAAGTCAGAATGCATCATGTCATGCAAACATTTCACATCATGATTTCTGTCAGGCATACAAAAGTACAAGTAAATTCTTGGCTCCATTCTGTCTTGAGTTTGCCCTTACTTCTACTGCTTTGCTTGCGGAGCTATGGTTTCATCATGGACATGAAACAATTGATGAAGGACAGAGTGACTACAGTAACAATAATAATGCTGTTGGCCAGTCAGAACCCAGACAGAAGGAAGTATTGGGAAGTATAACATCAGCAAGTGTTCTTGGACTTTTTATACTGGGTAgccttgtttgtatgtttatctatCTTTACTATGCTGGAGAAGTCAATGGGAAGTTTGTCTTTCGTGGTTATCGACTAATCCTTGTATCTTTGTTGATTGTGATCTGCCTCATTGGTCTTTCAACTCTCCATTGGAACTCTCGATTGAATAACAGTGTTGGACTTGATGAATTTCTGGTGTACTTCTCTCTTTTTGGTGTCTTTGTCATTAATGTACTAGAAATTAATGCTGCCACAGGAATATTTTATATTCACAAGAACAAGGTAAACAGTAGTCAACTGGTTTACATTCATAAGAACAATGAGGTAAACTTGAACAGTAGTCAACTGGCTCAGTTGAAGGTGTATGCAGAAATCTCCATTCTGGACAATATATTGTGGTGTATTCAATCTGCTCTGCAAGCTGCATTTATTACAAAAGCATTACATAGAGCACCTCGCAGGATCAAACTGGCAAATACATCGTCATTAGCAGTGattttaatattttgcaaTCTTTGTGTTTGGCTGATGGACACAATTGACATGGAAGATACAGGAGACTCAGACAGCATTTATAGTAAATCAAAGTTTTTCCAGTTACCTGAGACAATGTATGGTCCTCTTCATTGGCAATTGGTAAAGTTAGTCATTTACCCGATACTTATCTTTTTTAGAATTCATTGTGTTTTCACCTTTTATAGAGTTTTTAATAGTCACAGAACTTTAGGTTAG
- the LOC134183628 gene encoding uncharacterized protein LOC134183628 yields the protein MESLQQESAAAGFVQPLLKGTRASIEVAKAARNSKSSSMKNFSAEMTGWIAVSSLLILALGICFEADRFLMLKQFQPSSLQRNETALLEFQSAEIFDVLSMLVSISWMIGVLGLHFRSQWSSKEKEQRKPHIGAYLIYGLFFFVLGGTFRNIFRLLLFFNNETYNSGRVYLLVTIFYIILQAFFIHCNRRQTLFKRHLLNGIIIFHTVVTNAILYLRVFFESKLDILSPNGSGDAHKSDEDKYTNDIVNMYKNSSIFLNPFMLEFALTAIAMLAELWLEGHEQEPIALSQHELAQVSSTQYRTMKLKSKSQSEGESELSTPEKIKKAAGAVVVALIVFCSFIFMVILFHFLDKESNPSMVFHIFKLTVIVIMTGICIVGHVILHGNPAQKGNGPGLDEVLLYVAIMGSLCIAILHIISSISMINKTEYHDSACLLLVESILSIIQAIVQSTLISKALHRDPRNLAGWLKVFSPCHLAIVLAAFNLGMWLLATITLESIGEDSIYNQYLSENYRKIDKQFYGKQTWLWVRLLLFPVIVFFRIHSFFTLFRIFDIHSHIALKT from the coding sequence ATGGAATCTCTTCAACAAGAGTCAGCAGCTGCGGGCTTCGTTCAGCCCCTGCTCAAAGGCACAAGGGCTTCCATCGAGGTGGCCAAGGCTGCAAGGAATTCGAAGTCGTCGTCTATGAAGAACTTTTCAGCTGAAATGACTGGCTGGATTGCAGTCAGCTCTCTTCTGATACTCGCTCTTGGAATTTGCTTCGAAGCAGACAGGTTTCTTATGCTCAAGCAGTTTCAGCCATCATCCCTCCAAAGGAATGAGACGGCGTTGCTAGAGTTCCAATCCGCCGAGATTTTTGATGTGTTAAGTATGTTGGTCTCCATATCGTGGATGATTGGTGTCCTTGGTTTGCACTTTCGCAGTCAATGGAGTTCAAAGGAAAAAGAACAGAGGAAGCCACACATTGGAGCTTACCTCATCTATGGCCTTTTCTTCTTTGTACTGGGCGGGACTTTTCGTAATATTTTCCGGTTGCTGCTCTTTTTCAATAATGAAACATACAACAGTGGTCGGGTCTATCTTCTAGTCACTATCTTCTACATCATCTTGCAGGCTTTTTTTATTCATTGCAATAGGAGACAGACGTTGTTCAAACGACACTTACTAAATGGAATCATCATTTTCCACACAGTAGTCACTAATGCAATTCTCTATCTCAGAGTGTTCTTTGAAAGCAAACTGGACATTTTGAGTCCTAATGGATCTGGAGATGCCCATAAAAGTGATGAAGACAAATATACTAATGATATTGTCAACATGTATAAAAATTCCAGCATTTTCTTGAATCCCTTCATGCTTGAGTTTGCTCTTACAGCAATAGCCATGTTGGCAGAGCTGTGGTTAGAAGGACATGAGCAGGAACCTATTGCACTTAGTCAGCATGAATTGGCACAAGTTTCTTCTACTCAGTATAGAACTATGAAATTGAAATCAAAGAGTCAGAGTGAAGGTGAAAGTGAGTTGTCTACACCTGAAAAGATCAAGAAAGCTGCAGGAGCTGTTGTTGTAGCACTGATTGTATTTTGTAGTTTTATCTTTATGGTCATTCTTTTCCACTTTCTCGATAAAGAAAGCAACCCATCTATGGTGTTTCATATATTTAAATTGACTGTAATCGTCATTATGACTGGTATCTGCATTGTTGGTCATGTCATTCTTCATGGTAACCCAGCTCAGAAAGGAAATGGTCCAGGGTTGGATGAAGTCCTTCTGTACGTTGCCATCATGGGATCGCTGTGTATCGCAATTCTACACATCATTTCCAGTATTTCAATGATTAACAAAACTGAATATCATGATAGTGCATGCCTACTTCTGGTTGAAAGTATTTTATCAATTATTCAAGCAATTGTCCAGTCCACTCTGATCTCTAAAGCATTACACAGAGACCCAAGGAatctggctggctggttgAAGGTATTTAGTCCTTGTCACCTTGCCATTGTTTTGGCTGCTTTCAATCTTGGTATGTGGTTACTGGCAACAATCACTTTGGAGTCTATAGGTGAAGATAGCATATACAATCAATATCTGTCAGAAAACTACAGAAAAATCGATAAACAATTCTATGGAAAGCAAACTTGGTTGTGGGTTAGACTCTTACTGTTCCCAGTGATTGTTTTCTTTCGCATACATTCTTTCTTTACGTTATTCAGAATATTTGATATTCACAGTCATATTGCATTGAAAACATAG
- the LOC134191191 gene encoding RAC family serine/threonine-protein kinase homolog: MTSIIKEGWMTKEGAVRKSWRRRWFILYDSRILSYYANERLLSSPKGTVDMAIATAVVPKHLAGSTGWPGSAGEERSFGIVTPERTFRVFTDTESESREWRKVLEDMINRVESDSDS; this comes from the exons ATGACCTCGATTATAAAAGAAGGATGGATGACAAAAGAAG GAGCTGTACGCAAGTCGTGGCGTCGTCGCTGGTTTATTCTCTACGACAGTCGTATTCTCAGTTACTACGCTAACGAACGCCTTCTAAGCTCGCCGAAAGGAACTGTTGACATGGCAATTGCAACTGCCGTCGTTCCAAAGCATCTGGCTGGCTCTACCGGCTGGCCTGGCTCCGCTGGCGAAGAGAGATCGTTCGGAATAGTAACTCCTGAGCGCACGTTTCGCGTTTTTACTGATACTGAGTCTGAGAGTCGCGAGTGGAGAAAGGTGCTGGAAGACATGATCAACAGAGTAGAGTCTGATAGTGATTCATAG
- the LOC134176824 gene encoding progesterone-induced-blocking factor 1-like, with the protein MADEFESTLTGLSTTRSYNTSAITHSESELETSGAELNVTRDELERRQLLHTVQLLRLEISQKCLLIENLKTEQSSRIDELKEQLADATHAKQLLQLKLENAIRTHRTDSRRLQEKTQIEIAALKEKQSELERKRVEGLERGADFRGRVWVLTEEEYDELSRKEQSALK; encoded by the exons ATGGCGGATGAGTTTGAATCTACGTTGACGGGACTGTCCACGACTCGGTCTTACAATACGTCGGCTATTACTCATTCTGAAAGTGAGTTGGAAACAAGCGGCGCCGAACTAAATGTTACTCGTGACGAACTGGAGAGACGTCAGCTTTTGCACACAGTTCAGTTGTTGAGACTAGAGATATCTCAGAAATGTCTGCTGATTGAGAACCTCAAAACTGAACAATCGAGTCGAATAGATGAGCTGAAGGAGCAGCTTGCAGACGCAACGCACGCTAAGCAGTTGCTACAGTTGAAACTCGAGAACGCCATTCGAACTCACCGAACAGATTCTCGACGTTTGCAGGAAAAAACGCAGATAGAGATTGCAGCACTGAAGGAAAAACAAAGTGAACTGGAGAGGAAGCGAGTGGAAGGATTGGAACGAGGAGCAGATTTTCGAGGTCGTGTGTGGGTATTGACAGAAGAAGAATATGATGAATTGAGTAGGAAAGAGCAGTCTGCTCTGA AGTAG
- the LOC134184178 gene encoding progesterone-induced-blocking factor 1-like, with translation MQLRDRLEQTDAQMKERERELDNSCRELNEKAFALSEVQRECERYQTNVVHLESQIREADYKQTNFDRVKSERDQLERECAHLRHSESLIEASLTNCQKDRDSAQHELLARQQTLALLTQDKEYLTRQVQDLTGRCHHAEERADSLNGQLLESKKAREDLYEKFVVSREQSKSEYERKLSDEIQKLRSQTAVELDQVRTSLKDMYERENRSLHEARDLAVSEKENAVQSLHESQAKVEQLSLQMRHLQLQLDSKTGELHSDLRLKSFETEKAQMLLEEQSINLKKLCMENDKLKEKLEVLTREFYTLQSSSDKHIAELENECCQRAEKLGSYEKVERELDEVVMQAAEVSDNGEAERVLFSYGYGANVPSTAKRRLQQSVHLAQRVLQLERDNTSLRQEVEQGQDDYKQLQDELAESRQHLDESRQPYSYLIESMKSRDEQIKVQRLKMESLENEVRRLNAERSELVRSKNLMSADLERLLSQREEMAVMRQLLGGLHNQRSYPSRTTDVHGASSTAVHMPPPTVLSRRDPPDWYRRLKQMSAPVKLKGR, from the exons ATGCAGTTGAGAGATCGTCTCGAACAGACTGATGCCCAAATGAAAGAGAGGGAACGAGAGCTGGATAACAGTTGTCGT GAGTTGAACGAGAAAGCGTTTGCTTTGTCCGAAGTTCAACGAGAATGTGAGAGATATCAAACCAACGTCGTACATCTGGAGAGCCAAATACGAGAAGCAGATTATAAGCAGACGAATTTTGATCGAGTCAAAAG TGAACGAGATCAACTTGAACGTGAATGTGCACACTTGAGACATTCTGAGTCATTGATAGAGGCCTCACTTACCAACTGCCAGAAGGACAGAGATTCGGCTCAACATGAACTGCTTGCTAGGCAGCAAACTTTGGCATTACTAACTCAAGATAAGGAATATTTGACGAGACAAGTTCAGGATTTGACAGGTCGATGCCATCATGCTGAAGAGAGGGCTGACTCTTTGAATGGACAACTGTTGGAGAGCAAGAAAGCACGAGAAGATTTATATGAGAAATTTGTTGTGTCTAG AGAGCAATCAAAGTCAGAGTATGAGAGGAAACTATCTGACGAGATACAAAAGCTTAGAAGTCAGACTGCTGTGGAATTGGATCAGGTCAGGACTTCACTGAAAGACATGTATGAAAGGGAGAACAG GAGTCTTCATGAAGCACGTGATTTGGCTGTCAGTGAAAAAGAGAACGCAGTTCAGTCACTGCATGAATCTCAAGCAAAAGTGGAGCAGTTGAGTCTTCA AATGCGTCATTTACAGCTGCAGCTAGACAGTAAGACTGGCGAGCTACATAGCGACCTTCGACTGAAATCTTTTGAGACAGAGAAGGCTCAAATGTTACTGGAAGAACAGTCAATAAATCTGAAGAAGCTTTGTATGGAAAATgacaaattgaaagaaaagcTTGAG GTTTTGACACGTGAATTTTATACTCTTCAGTCATCATCAGACAAACATATTGCAGAATTAGAAAATGAGTGTTGTCAACGTGCAGAGAAACTTGGATCGTATGAGAAGGTGGAAAGAGAGCTCGATGAAGTTGTCATGCAGGCAGCTGAAG TATCTGATAACGGTGAGGCAGAACGAGTTCTATTCTCTTATGGCTATGGAGCTAATGTACCAAGTACAGCTAAACGACGGCTTCAGCAGAG TGTTCATTTGGCGCAACGAGTTCTTCAATTAGAGAGAGACAATACAAGCCTTAGACAGGAAGTTGAACAAGGACAGGATGATTACAAACAACTACAAGATGAG TTAGCAGAAAGTCGACAACATTTGGATGAGTCGAGACAACCTTACTCTTATCTGATTGAAAGTATGAAGTCTCGAGATGAACAGATCAAAGTGCAGAGACTAAAGATGGAGAGCTTGGAGAATGAAGTCAG GAGGTTAAATGCAGAACGAAGTGAATTAGTAAGATCAAAGAATTTGATGTCTGCCGATTTGGAGAGACTTCTTAGTCAGAGAGAG GAAATGGCAGTCATGAGACAGTTACTTGGCGGTTTACACAATCAAAGAAGTTACCCTAGCAGAACTACCGACGTTCATGGAGCATCTAGTACTGCAGTGCACATGCCACCGCCGACTGTCTTG TCAAGACGGGACCCTCCTGACTGGTATCGAAGACTGAAACAAATGTCAGCACCTGTGAAATTGAAAGGAAGGTGA
- the LOC134176831 gene encoding thioredoxin-related transmembrane protein 2-like: protein MAVVSCDVVNVHYVVNGLAACSYFLFRLVPSLCLIVFADQRCELDSREVEIFVFLCCVVVLKARRMMGDWRTYLDVLIIFSKAANIFLFGRASIKAAAWYSIVLIVLYLAFPEKPLPPSEKVKQLTDSSLKEVLSTNSHETWLVLFYAPWAPPSVKATNVFSKLADKYVTESFQFGRMDISRYPAVSDRYSIDMSHRTKQLPTIILYENGKETARRPAFFKKQVETFQFTEDNIRYGFALNDVVDRAKVRWTHENRKNK, encoded by the exons ATGGCGGTTGTCTCGTGTGATGTTGTGAATGTCCACTATGTCGTTAACGGATTGGCTGCCTGCTCTTACTTTCTTTTCAGACTTGTACCAAGTCTTTGTCTTATAGTTTTCGCAGACCAGCGATGTGAACTAGACTCG AGAGAAGTGGAGATTTTcgtttttctttgttgtgttgtggtgttgAAGGCCAGACGAATGATGG GAGATTGGCGTACCTACTTGGACGTCCTCATCATATTTTCAAAGGCAGCCAACATTTTCTTGTTCGGTAGAGCTTCTATAAAAGCAGCCGCATGGTACAGCATAGTCTTAATAG TTCTCTACTTGGCCTTTCCTGAGAAGCCACTCCCACCAAGCGAGAAAGTCAAGCAGCTCACTGATTCTTCCTTGAAG GAAGTCTTATCTACAAACTCACATGAAACATGGCTTGTCTTGTTTTATGCTCCCTGGGCTCCTCCATCTGTAAAGGCAACAAATGTTTTCTCCAAACTGGCAGATAA ATATGTTACAGAATCTTTTCAGTTTGGAAGAATGGACATCAGTCGGTATCCTGCAGTATCTGACAG ATACAGCATAGATATGTCACACAGAACAAAGCAACTTCCAACAATCATTTTGTATGAAAATGGCAAAGAAACAGCACGACGACCAGCATTTTTCAAGAAGCAAGTGGAGACATTTCAATTCACTGAA GATAATATCAGATATGGGTTTGCACTCAATGACGTTGTTGACAGAGCTAAAGTACGCTGGACACACGAGAATCGAAAGAATAAATAG
- the LOC134176838 gene encoding dual specificity protein phosphatase 14-like, with the protein MNVVCNVLDNFLFLGSAESLKKRNVLMEKSISLVINATVDVPHATVDSSQLQEVEFLRIPVTDKPDSLLSSHFDTVSDKIEEARLSGKNVLVHCRAGISRSSTLVLAYLMKHKEMTLLDAYRHVKSRRPFAQPKPNFWQQLMDFEKELFGKNSVTMEKFTRELTWEFLKKHSEAQTV; encoded by the coding sequence ATGAACGTAGTCTGTAACGTGCTAGACAACTTCCTCTTCCTTGGAAGCGCAGAGTCTCTTAAAAAACGGAATGTTTTGATGGAGAAGTCAATATCACTTGTTATCAACGCCACTGTCGACGTCCCTCATGCTACTGTTGACTCATCTCAACTGCAGGAAGTTGAGTTCTTGAGAATTCCAGTGACAGACAAACCTGATAGCTTACTCAGCTCACATTTTGACACTGTTTCCGACAAAATAGAAGAAGCAAGGTTATCAGGAAAGAATGTACTGGTTCATTGTCGTGCAGGCATAAGCAGATCATCGACTCTAGTTCTCGCCTATCTGATGAAACACAAGGAAATGACATTATTAGATGCGTACAGACATGTAAAATCAAGACGGCCGTTTGCTCAACCAAAGCCCAACTTTTGGCAACAGCTGATGGACTTTGAAAAAGAGCTGTTTGGAAAGAACTCAGTCACAATGGAAAAATTTACTAGAGAATTAACATGGGAATTTCTTAAAAAACACAGTGAAGCACAGACAGTCTGA
- the LOC134179770 gene encoding uncharacterized protein LOC134179770, translating to MTESAPFIDEYDEAAPMRRCYCRQINTQEYERQGSSTTEKALHDLLVKLDEKPEIFYNILKKKKQDEAHDGGLISFLKLQFLTWWKGKEAFDVGNEVCEKTLLKTKEDILSVFVYAQNEKGTHGRRCSQRLVEKRRKAINKSEHRDPSPTICSPLVTRAQHCLPPPPPPPPLTSSSPSPKCRSPTKAARTPLSPRNSSDFSLTRRPLRRTVNKGKQQKMLATCDLLNELKGSECRKRLRKIETMRSPGGTPIKKKPTVTDENVSIFNQKLIQKFKSLHSPSPGATSETDTEFNSPA from the exons ATGACCGAATCGGCTCCATTTATTGACGAGTACGACGAGGCTGCTCCAATGCGTCGCTGCTACTGCCggcaaataaacacacaagagtacGAACGGCAAGGAAGCAGCACGACAGAAAAAGCGTTGCATGATCTGTTGGTCAAACTTGATGAGAAACCAGAgatattttataatatattgAAGAAAAAGAAGCAGGACGAGGCGCATGATGGAGGGTTAATTTCTTTTCTGAAATTGCAATTTCTGACTTGGTGGAAGGGAAAGGAAGCGTTTGATGTTGGAAATGAAGTTTGTGAAAAGACGCTGTTGAAGACGAAGGAGGATATTCTCAGTGTATTTGTATATGCACAAA ATGAAAAAGGTACACATGGCAGGAGATGCTCACAGAGACTTGTTGAGAAAAGGAGGAAAGCCATCAATAAGTCAGAACATCGTGACCCATCACCTACAATTTGTAGTCCCTTAGTAACAAGAGCTCAACACTGCCTACCTCCACCTCCACCCCCTCCACCACTAACGTCGTCATCACCATCTCCAAAATGCAGAAGTCCAACA AAGGCGGCAAGAACTCCACTGAGTCCAAGAAATTCTTCTGATTTTTCTTTGACTAGAAGGCCGTTAAGAAGAACAGTCAACAAGGGGAAACAACA gAAAATGCTTGCCACTTGTGACCTACTTAATGAACTCAAAGGATCAGAGTGTAGAAAGCGCCTTCGTAAGATTGAAACCATGCG ATCACCCGGTGGAACTCCAATAAAGAAGAAACCAACGGTCACTGACGAGAatgtttctattttcaatCAAAAATTGATCCAAAAATTTAAAAGCCTCCACTCGCCAAGTCCAGGTGCCACATCAGAAACAGATACGGAGTTCAACAGTCCAGCCTGA
- the LOC134189285 gene encoding uncharacterized protein LOC134189285, with protein sequence MPYQLNPHMPEEGIPMERYYTAKFGEQGAAMARDMNGSRCGKMGRAVGLDFSGAKMVINTMRSHLLMEWAADQSLEKQHSLAEVLFKYHFADGRNANDVDTLVLAAEEAGLDGKKAREGLEDRDIRSKVDTMLMAARTVRGITGVPHFEITGPNGSSFQMSGAQPPDNFVQVFERLLSK encoded by the exons ATGCCTTACCAACTCAATCCACACATGCCAGAGGAAGGAATTCCAATGGAACGTTACTACACAGCCAAGTTTGGGGAACAAGGAGCTGCGATGGCTAGAGACATGAACGGATCACGATGCGGGAAAATGGGCAGAGCAGTG GGATTGGACTTCAGTGGTGCAAAGATGGTTATTAATACAATGCGTTCCCATCTGTTGATGGAATGGGCTGCTGATCAGAGTCTGGAGAAGCAGCACAGTTTGGCAGAAGTTTTGTTCAA GTATCATTTCGCGGATGGTCGTAATGCAAATGATGTTGATACACTTGTCTTGGCTGCTGAGGAAGCTGGTCTAGATGGAAAGAAAGCGCGAGAAGGACTAGAAGATCGAGACATTCGTAGCAAAGTGGATACTATGCTGATGGCAGCTCGTACTGTGAGAG GCATCACTGGCGTACCTCACTTTGAGATTACCGGCCCTAATGGTAGTTCATTTCAGATGTCAGGTGCACAGCCACCAGACAATTTTGTTCAAGTGTTTGAGCGGTTGCTATCCAAATAA